The following are encoded in a window of Megachile rotundata isolate GNS110a chromosome 2, iyMegRotu1, whole genome shotgun sequence genomic DNA:
- the LOC143265640 gene encoding uncharacterized protein LOC143265640: MSNVASVQEGVQKMQIALTEGEGENETANKIYEKSQEEERKEEPTGNRGETSNGSSNTSQMSGKKIRKIIKRLLRYAPSTRAAGRGGYRGRRDYRGRGGYRGTRENRGTRANRGTRGNRGGRKGITISGCTIYGGIRN, from the exons ATGAGTAACGTAGCAAGTGTGCAGGAAGGAGTTCAAAAA atGCAAATAGCTCTCACTGAAGGGGAAGGTGAAAATGAAACGGCgaacaaaatatatgaaaaatcaCAGGAAGAAGAAAGGAAGGAAGAGCCGACAGGAAATAGAGGCGAAACCAGCAATGGGAGCAGTAATACTTCTCAAATGTCTGGAAAAAAA atcCGGAAAATTATAAAACGTTTATTACGTTATGCGCCATCCACAAGAGCCGCCGGCAGAGGAGGGTACCGCGGTAGAAGAGACTACCGCGGAAGAGGCGGGTACCGCGGAACAAGAGAGAACCGCGGAACAAGAGCGAACCGCGGAACAAGAGGGAACCGCGGAGGAAGAAAAGGAATAACAATTTCCGGGTGTACGATATACGGCGGCATCCGAAATTAA